The Arachis ipaensis cultivar K30076 chromosome B07, Araip1.1, whole genome shotgun sequence genomic interval aagtcgaaaaattaaaaagatatttagaaacaataGAAAgtgaagaaataaaagaagtttttgaggatttaaGAAATTAtgttaaagaaaaagacaaacagataaaagattttatatacaataatccatgcaaaaaagaatattataaactaaaacaagactaaaaaattataaatgaaatcagaattataaaaaCTAGTAATAGTAGAAATAGTCAATACTTTTATGAATAtgaaagagttaataaaaatttcgaaaaaaaaattaaaagaaaaaaaaatggcttttaaaaattggtatcagaaccaagttaacgattaagggtaacattTTCTCTTTAAACAATATTTTTAGTGACACACTTTTCAGCCACAAAAAGACAAAAATCTGTATATATCCATCTGTACACTAGATGGACCCTATGATTATTAGGATCTCAGAGACATTTTCATTACAAACAGGccaatttcaaaaatcattttaaaattataCTCGGATCCAACATTAATAATAAACACACCAATCATAGTTAACATATAATAtgaattttatatattaatttgtatataaaatgcttattaattcattttttataattttttttgaaagaaaaagttCAATACACAAAGTGGAACAAATAATTTACAAATACAAACCATAAAAGTAACTAAACAACTCTTATATCGTCTCCgtcatagccatcaacaacatgaATTAAGTACCATACTAGTACAACAGAATAATCTAACAACACAATCAGCCACGTCTGTTACTTTGTCTTCGACAATGATATCATTTTTATGTAACTAAATATTCCATATAATTGAGAAGAATCCAATTAAGCAATACTTACGCAATTCTTTTGTCAACGGCATAGTCCATCAACTCTCAAAGTGATCTTTTAAGGTACTTGATATAGTTCACTTTCGTCCAAAACTCTTTGATCCATGCGTCCCACATCTGTCACGAGTACTTATAAGTAATAAATAAGTGTTGTACAGTTTTAACATCTTTCTTACACAAGACGGACATATTATCATTTTCTTCAACGATCCCAAATTTATTTAGTCACTCTTTTGTATTTACTCAGATGAACAACTTTACTCTAAGCAAAACTAGTCTTTTTTAAATCTCTTTTGTGAATCTGTAACTCAAAATATggataataataacaaatttgaTCTTAGTTAAAATGATAAGTATATTACACTAAAATTAAATACTCGTGAGATTAATTTTTGGAATTAATAAAATATCTTTCTAAAAGTTATACATGATGAAAAacattttaagaaaaaaaaattatagtccAAGATTATANNNNNNNNNNNNNNNNNNNNNNNNNNNNNNNNNNNNNNNNNNNNNNNNNNNNNNNNNNNNNNNNNNNNNNNNNNNNNNNNNAATATATTTGAGATTCTTTCAAGAGAAAGAAGGCATGTTTTGGGGGAGAAAAGGTTTACCGAGTCTCTGAGTTCGAtagataattattataattaagcCCTCTTGGATATTTAAACAATTGCAGACAAGTTAAGTAacatatcaaaaataaaatacaCATACTTTCACTTATCTAACTCATACATGAATCATCGATCGGATAACCACAACATGTTTTATCATGACTTAATTAATCTATTTACGTTGCTTTATGTTATGATAATCAAAGTTCCATATATACTTATAGAATCTCTTAAGTATaaacataattaataaaaattatatttatgtaTTGTAAGAAAAATTCTTCAGCTACGATTAGAGaatatctttttataatataatGTGGAGCAATATATAGGAGGTAAATATATGTGATATATTTTACAGTGTTATTTAAAATAGATACGAAGAACATCACAGATCTACACATATGCCAAATTAAAACATATGAAAGGGATAGTGGTGAGTATTGGACGGGTGAATATTCTTAAAAAGTTGACATATATTAATTTTGCTgtgatgttatttttttttactaaagatagaagatttgaacccgtaacctcttaattgagtatgaaaaGACTATATCATTTGAGTTACAACTCATTGGCTACTGTAATATCATTTAAGATAGTTAatttttgaataattatttttaaatattttattcagACATTTATATTTACCACCACTacattattttaatttgtatgtTCATTACACAAACTACTAACTCAATTCATATCAATCTCtttttttaagatcaaaatattaaaattaaataaataaaagttataAATATTACTAGCTAGAAGCTCATTAGGCTTTCAAAATCAACAATATCTATCAAATGTGAGAGAGAAACATAATCCATGCATCAATATCTCGCAACCATCATTGAGATAAAACcccccaataaaattaaaccaaaattcTCCCCAACTTTGTAGGAAATTTTTCTgaagtaaatttaaaaaataatttatttttatcttttaaaatatttttttttaaaaactggAGTAAATTTGTGCACTGTAATGACAAATTTgtctatttttatgaaattcatcCACTACATCAGCAAATCATCATGAAATATATTGAGTTTGTCCATTGGCACGGTAAATTTTATGttgaatataaaaatacaaagtgatcttcttattttttttactttctatCCGCGACGAATCCTCTCTATTTTCACTCTTCCTCTCCTTTCATTTTCACCCTCTTCTTTCAAGATTTTCTCCTCTCCTCTCAAGTTAAATTTCAAGTAAGTTATCTaaactattaatttatttttaaattattttatttttaattttttatataattaatttaaaatagatcaccacggtttatgaagagatGGCGAAACACATAAACCCCTGTGGGTCACCACGGTTTACTATCACTGGAAGTCTATATATATGCGAGTGATTCTAGCTCCATAAGAGATCATTGTCACAATGGCTAGTGAGGAAGAGAGTTTTCTTGCCCTAGTGCATTGCTctgggaaaataaaaaaaagcaaaagcCACGGTGTGAAGTTTACCGACAAAGAACCACTAAGTATTTTTATTAGTTCGTTGATGACTTTGTCAGATCTGAAGAACAGCATCTTGGAGAAGCTGGGCGTTTTGGGTAGCAAGTGGGTGAAGAAATTATTCTACAAGATTCCCATGGCGGTTGTATCGACCGGTGTTCAGTATGAAACATTTGCGGTTAAAGCTGATGAAGATATAAGGGTTCTGTTCTACTGTGTAAGGAGTTTTCCGGAGATCAGAATCCATGAGTTGTTCGCAAAGCTGGAGGTTGGTGTCGATAGTTCCGGGGCATCCGCCCCAGTTCCTTGCCCAGCTTCCGCGGTTGGTGCATCTAGTTCGATGCCTGCGGTCAGACCGGTTCTTCCGCCGGTTCAATCACCTTCGTTTGCGGTCGATTTAGACCGAACGGAGGTTGTTGGTTCTATACCTTTGGAGAATGCAGTAGTCGTTGAGCCTTCCCACGTTGCGGGCACCGGTGGCGGCCTCGTACCTTATATTGAAGATTATGGTGCACCTGATCAAGTAGAGAATGCAATGCGTGACGATGAGTCTGAGCAGGAGCCTGTTGATATTGATGGTGACAGCGACGATGACACCGGTGGCAATCCACATCCGCAGCATCGGCCATCAAGTTCCGGTTCTCATCAGCAGCCTCCACACTTCTCGACACTAAACTTGGAAGCCCTTGGTCAACAGGAAGACAATGGTAACAGAGTGGGGGGATCttctgcagaatttcagattggcCAATCATTCCAGAGTAAAGATGAAGTTGTGCTGAGTGTAAAAGATTATAGCATCCGGCGAGGTGTTGAGTACAGAGTCATTGAATCAGATCATTTGAAGTATCATGGAAAATGCAAGGATTTCGGCAAGGGTTGTACTTGGTTGATTCGTGTAGCGCTTCGTGCACGAAAAGGGACTTGGGAGGTTAGGAGGTACAACGGGCCACACACATGCCTCGCAACTTCTATTTCAAGTGATCACCGTCAGCTGGATTACCACGTTATCTGTGCGAGGATTCTTCCTATGGTTAGGGCAGATGCTGTGGTTACGGTAAAGGTACTTCAACAAGCGACAGAAGCTGATTACGGTTTCAGGCCTAGTTACAGGAAGGTTTGGATGGCTAAGCAGAAGGCAGTGGCACAAATATATGGAGATTGGGAAGAGTCTTACGCGGAGTTGCCACGTTGGATCCTAGGGATCCAGGCGACAATGCCGGGAACAATCACGGTGCTGAAGACGTCTCCTGTTCGAGTTGGTGGTGGGGTTGATGAGTCCACGGAGTACTTTCACCGGCTATTCTGGACATTTCCACCCTGTGTCGAGGCATTCCGGCATTGCAAGCCCCTCGTCAGTATTGATGGTACCCATTTGTATGGGAAGTATGGAGGGACGCTTCTGTTGGCGATCGCTCAGGATGGAAACTCGAACATCCTCCCGATAGCATTTGCCCTTGTGGAGGGGGAAAATGCAGAGTCGTGGTCATTCTTCTTGTCCAATCTCCGAGAGCATGTGACTCCTCAGGAGGGTATCCTTGTTATCTCTGACAGGCATAATGGGATCAAGGCAGCGCTTGAGGCACCTGAGACTGGGTGGCTGCCTCCTCGGGCGTTCCGGGCCTACT includes:
- the LOC107606781 gene encoding uncharacterized protein LOC107606781, with amino-acid sequence MTLSDLKNSILEKLGVLGSKWVKKLFYKIPMAVVSTGVQYETFAVKADEDIRVLFYCVRSFPEIRIHELFAKLEVGVDSSGASAPVPCPASAVGASSSMPAVRPVLPPVQSPSFAVDLDRTEVVGSIPLENAVVVEPSHVAGTGGGLVPYIEDYGAPDQVENAMRDDESEQEPVDIDGDSDDDTGGNPHPQHRPSSSGSHQQPPHFSTLNLEALGQQEDNGNRVGGSSAEFQIGQSFQSKDEVVLSVKDYSIRRGVEYRVIESDHLKYHGKCKDFGKGCTWLIRVALRARKGTWEVRRYNGPHTCLATSISSDHRQLDYHVICARILPMVRADAVVTVKVLQQATEADYGFRPSYRKVWMAKQKAVAQIYGDWEESYAELPRWILGIQATMPGTITVLKTSPVRVGGGVDESTEYFHRLFWTFPPCVEAFRHCKPLVSIDGTHLYGKYGGTLLLAIAQDGNSNILPIAFALVEGENAESWSFFLSNLREHVTPQEGILVISDRHNGIKAALEAPETGWLPPRAFRAYCIRHVAANFALMFKGKDSRRLLVNAAYAKTEAEFYYWFDIMRTENPAMCDWANRMEFDKWTQHQDGGRRFGHMTTNISECVNSVLKGTRNLPVTSLVKSTYGRLAQLFVVRGQTAEAQVGSGHEFCQALVKARGVRGAVWFGF